From Paenibacillus sp. PL2-23:
CAAAGTGATCGTAGGTCAGGTCATGAAGGATGTAGGCGAGGAAGAAGATGACGCAAGGATTCTCGTACGAATGCTGAATCTGAAGAAGCTGCTTATAATATTTGTCGCCGTAATGGGGATTGTTGCGCATCTCCATATTGCTTTTGATTAACGCGTCGATCTTGTCTGCAATATCCACCAGCTCTCCCTCATAGGTGGAGTCCTTGGCATGAACGAGGAAGTCCGTCAGCTCGTCATGGAATATAGCCGGCAGCTTCGCCACCATTCCCTTGGCTACATCCTGCTCATACCGCTCGAATGCTTCGCGAATCGCCGGAGAGGATTTTTTGATGGGGGAGGCGACATCCCCGCTTACTCCTTCGACAACATCGTGCAGAATCGCCTTCCCGATAAGACGATAATGATCGATTCCACCCCGTCCGAACCGTTCGGTCTCAAGCAAGCCGTTGAACAAGGCCATGGCGGCAACCCGGAAGGAATGGGTGGCGTCGTCGTCGGGAATAAGATTGAAGTTGCCGCCCCAGCGCTCGATTAAGTCGAGATTCAAGATGTGCTGGAGGAACTGCTTCACACCGTCATCGGACTCCGCATGCTCCAGCAGCCACCTCACCGATTGGCACTGGGATTGCGCCAGACCGTTCCTCAGCTCCTCATATTTGGCTCCGAACAAGGGACTGGAATCCCGCTCCAGCTCACGCTTGCAGAAGAGCATCCCATCAAAGGAATCGATGCCTCGCACAAGCTGGCCGATATAGCTGTCGTCCTCGGCGTTCACAATGTAGTCGTGGAAGCGGGGCTGCAGCGACTTGGACAGACGCGAGACGATTTCGACATTGACCTCAGCCTCCAGTCTGCGAATATGCTGGGACAGATGCTTATCCTTCTTCGTTACATATTTGATAGAGCCGGTGACGGTCTCGTTCAGATCGTGCAGCAGCGCGCGCGCCACAAGCTGCAGCTTGTCCAGCGGCCGCCCGAACACCCGCTCCTCGACGATCCCGGCCAGAATGGCGATTGCAGCGCAGCGGAAGCTGTGGCTTGCTGCATTATCCTTGTATCTTGGCGAAAATTCCTTCCAGCGGGACACGTATTGCATGCCAATAATCGCATGGGCAAAACGGCTGTTATTCATAGCACTCTCCTCTGGCATCATTAGAGAAATCAAATACATCTATATGGTAACACAACTGTCTCGGGAAACCAGACGACATTTCATATTAGCCAAAACGAATATGATGGTATATACTACATATTAGGATGATCTAATATGAAGGGGTGACTTACACATGGATCACACCATGTTAACAACTAAGGTTAAATTTATTCGCGGCTTTGGCGATAAGACGAGATTGCAAATTCTAGACAGCATCAAGCAGGAGGAGAAATCCGTCACTCAGCTGATGGCGGAGGTGGAAGCAAGCCAGTCCAGCATATCTCAGCATTTGGGCTGTCTGAAGGAATGCGGGCTGATTGTGGGCAGACAGGAAGGGAAATTTATGTATTACAGCTTAAGCAGCGACAGAATCAAACTTTTGCTCGATATGATGGATGAGGTATTCATGGAAGTACAGACAGGCGTCGAATGCTGCGACCAGCATTTCGAGACGTGTGAGGGGTGATAGGCATGGCAGACGAGCAACGAAGATTCAAGAAAGTCATATTGACGGCCTCTATGGAGAAGGCGAAGCCTGGCTGTGACGATGGCTGCTGCGGGGATGCTCCCGTGAAGGAGACGGCAAGCCAAACGTCATGCTGCAGCCAGGCTGAGCCGGCCATGACTGCAGATATCAAAGCTAATGACTTGATAGAGTCTAAAGGCAGCACCCGCGTGTACCACGTGGAAGGGATGGACTGCGGCTCCTGTGCCGCTACCATCGAAAATCATCTTAGACAAAACCCAAAGGTCAGAAGCGTAAGCGTAAATTTCCCCGCGGCCAGGATGCACATTGAGCATGACAACAGCATCGAGGACATTGTGAGGGAGGTAGCCAAAGCGGGCTATAAGGCCAAGCCGATGAGCACAAGGCGCAGCGGCGAGGAGCCAACGAAGACGAGCCAAACGGCTATGATTGCATCAGGCGTGTTCCTGGTCCTTGGCCTGATCGGCACGCTTGCCAAGTTGGACGCCTATCTCATTACGGCTCTCTATGCGGCATCTATCGTTGCGGGCGGCTTGAAGCCCGCCAGAAGCGCCTACTACGCGGTCAGAAGCCGCTCCTTGGATATGAATGTGCTGATGACGGCAGCAGCGGCTGGCGCGGCGTTCATCGGCGAATGGCTGGAGGGAGCGACGGTGGTGTGGCTGTTCGCGCTCGGCAACGCCCTGCAGACAAGATCGATCGAACGGACGCGCAATTCCATTCGCAGCTTAATTGATTTGGCTCCGCCCGCGGCATGGGTCAAGCGTGACGGCGAGCTGGTCCACATACCTGTTGAGGATATTGGGGTAGGCACGGTCATAACGGTGAAGCCGGGTGAAAAAGTACCGCTGGATGGAGTCATTGTGCAAGGCGCGTCTACCATTAATCAAGCGCCGATTACAGGGGAATCCATTCCAGTAGACAAGGAGATCGGCGATACCGTCTATGCGGGAACGATCAACGAGCACGGCTCCCTTGACATTGAGGTAACAAAGCTTACCCAGGATACAACCTTATCCCGCATCATTCATCTGGTGGAGGAGGCGCAAGCCCAGAAGGCGCCTGCTCAAGCCTTCGTGGATCGGTTCGCGGGCATATATACCCCGATCGTCTTCGCGCTGGCTCTCCTCGTGATCGTCTTCCCTCCACTGCTCGACATGGGGACGTGGGAGGAATGGTTCTATCGCGGGCTGGAGCTGCTCGTTGTGGCTTGTCCTTGCGCTCTTGTGATCTCGACGCCAGTCGCTATTGTGTCGGCTATCGGGCATGCCGCCAAGAGGGGTGTGCTGATTAAGGGTGGAGCCTTCCTGGAGGCGGCTGGGCATCTTACGGCCATCGCCTTCGACAAAACGGGAACATTGACCGAAGGAAAGCCTCAGGTCGTCAGCAATGTACCGATTGGTATGGATGGGCGTGAGCTGCTGTCCATTGCCAGAACGCTGGAGTCGCATTCTAACCATCCCATAGCGAAGACCGTTGTGGCATACGCCTCGGAGCGGGGAATCGCGGCACGCAGCGGAGATTCGTTTCATCATATCGTGGGCAAGGGTGTTGGGGCGAATATAGACGGAGCGGCTTATTACGCTGGCAATCTGAAATTATTCCAGGAGCTGAAGACGCCCCTTCGGGAGCTCGAAGGAAGGATCGAAGGGCTGCAGCACAGCGGACATACCTTGGTTATTGTAGGCACAAAGGATGTAATCATCGGACTGATTGCCCTAGCGGATACCATTCGAGGCACAACGGAGTCGGCCTTGCAGGGGCTGCGCCAGGCTGGCATTGTGGAGGTGGTCATGCTGACGGGGGATCATGAAGGCACTGCGGCAAGTGTCGCTGCAGGGACGAGTATCACACGGTATCACGCCAATCTGCTGCCGGAGGACAAGGTGGCCGCCATTAAGAAGCTGCAGGCGGAGGGCCACAAGGTAGCGATGGTGGGCGACGGCATCAACGATGCGCCTGCTCTTGCCGTGGCGGATCTGGGTATCGCAATGGGCGGTGTCGGAACGGATACAGCGATGGAGACAGCCCAGATCGTGCTGATGGCCGACAATCTGGAGAAGCTGCCTCATACGATAAAGCTGAGCAGGAAGGCTCTTGGCATCATTAAACAAAATATTTGGTTCTCCATCACTGTGAAGCTGGCTGCGCTGGCGCTTATCTTCCCTGGCTGGCTGACGTTATGGCTAGCCGTGCTCAGCGATACGGGAGCCGCCCTGCTGGTTATCTTGAACAGCATGCGATTGCTGCGATTTAAGGGATAATGAAAGTGTCTGCCAAGCTTCGTTTGTGCCATCTCGCATTTGGGCTTACAATATAACGAGACTATACGTGTAAATGAGGGATAGGCTTTGCGGGAGTGGGGGCTTGGATTTAACCGTTATTTTGAAAAATGGATGTTTCTTATTATTCCGGGATCGCTGGTGCTCGGATTTGCTGGAGGGGACGCGCTGCTGCCGATGGTGGGAGCCGTCCCCTATCTGTTCGCGTTCGTGACGTTTGCGATGGCGATCGGCTGCGGGTTGAGGGAGCTGTCCGGCGTGATGAAGAAGCCGGGCGTTATGGGGCTTACGTTCATCATTGCCCATATTGTGTCGCCGCTGGCCGCATACGGTATCGGATCGGCAGTATTCGGAGCGGATTCGCCGTACGTTGTAGGTCTTGTCTTGTTCACTATTATTCCCCTAGGCGTATCCACTGTGCTGTGGGTAGGCATGTCAGGGGGAAGCATACCGCTTATGCTGGCCATGGTGGTGCTAGATTCGCTGCTTAGCCCGCTTGTTGTGCCTGCCGGCATTCATCTGTTTTTTGATACAACGGCGCAGGTGGAAACATGGCCTATGATGGTGGATCTTATCGTCATTATTGTGCTGCCAACGATTGTCGGGGTTGGACTGAACGAATGGTCGAAGGGCAAGGCGCAGGCAGCGCTGAAGCCTTATACCGCTCCTTTATCCAAGCTATGCTTCGTTGGCGTAGTGGCGCTTAACGCCGCTGCGATCTCTCCGTATATGGAGCAGCTAAAGAAGGATATGGCCGTTCTGGTGCCGGTCGTTGTGCTGCTGGTGGGACTCTGCTATGCGCTGGGGTTCATCGGAACGTCCGCCGCCAAGGACAGCAAGGTGCAGATTACAGTTTCCTACGCGACAGGCATGCGCAATATATCGCTTGGCATCGTGCTTGCGCTTGGCTATTTCAGCCCGCTGGCTGCCGTGCCCGTCGTGCTGTCGATTCTGATCCAGCAGCCCATTGCGACGGCGCATCATTATATTTTACAAAAAATTAATAAGGATAAGACTAGCGCTCGCGGCGGCGCGCATGTAGGATAAGCTTTGAATGTTGTGTAAGGCACCGGCCAATTGGGGAGTGGGACAATAGTGAACAGCTTTCGTACGAGATTGACTCTGATTATGATATCGATGATTGCCGTTGCCGTATTCGCGGCGGGCTTCCTCATGATTAAGACCTTCAAGGATAATCATATTAAGGCGCTTGAGGAAAATATGGTCCGCACAATGAAGATTATAGCGGCCAATCTGGATTGGCGAAGCGGCGAGCTTCCGCAGCTTGTGGATTATTATTCGCTCAAGGCCAGCGAGCTCAGCGAGCTCGCCGACACCAGGGTCACGATCATTAGAAGCGACGGCGTTGTGGTCGGCGATTCCGATTACGACGTCGCCAAGATGGACAATCATCTGATGCGCCAGGAAGTTCAGGAGGCCTACGAGCTCGGAATCGGCCGTTCGGTGAGAGTGAGCGACACGGTGCAGAAGAATATGATCTATGTGGCGATGCCTGTGACGATTAATGAAGGAGAGCAGCCTTACATCTTACGAATGGCGATGAGCCTGGCTGAGGTGGACAAAAGCATCGGACAATTGACGATGGTGCTTATCGTCAGCCTGCTTATCCTGTTTGTCGTTGCGGCGGCTATCAGCTACAGCATTGCCCAGAGCATGACGCGGCCGCTGGAGCAGATTACCAAGGTGGCCAAGCGGATCAAAAACATGGATTACCGGGCGAGGGTCAAGGTGCGCAAGCAGGATGAAATCGGCGAGCTGGGCACTGCGATCAATGCTATGGCTGACAGCCTGCAGGTCCAAATGACGCGGATCAAGCAGAATGAAAGCCAGCTGGAGAGCGTCCTTGAGAACATGATTAACGGCGTAGTGATGATTGATGCCCAAGGTCAGATTCTGCTGATGAACCGCAGAGCGGAGGAGGTTCTCGGCTTCTCGGCAAGGGAGCTTGTCGGCCGGCATTTTGCGGAGGCGAAGCAGCAATATGAGCTGTCGCAGATTATTCAGGAGGCGCTGGACACCAGAAAATATTTGCGGGAGGAAATAACGTTCTACTTCCCTGAGGAGCGGCTGCTGGAGCTGAATCTTGTGCCGATTAGCCAGAGTGGGCCAGGTGAATTCGGCGGCGTTCTGCTTGTTCTGCAGGATGTGTCGGCGATTCGGAGACTGGAGCGGATGCGCAGCGAGTTTGTAGCGAATGTCTCGCACGAGCTGAAGACGCCAATCGCTGCGGTGAAGGGCTTCGCAGAGACGCTGCTGGGGGGAGCCGTTAAGGATGAAGAGACGGCCAGGTCGTTCCTGCAAATTATATTCGACGAAAGCGACAGGCTGAATCGTCTGATCGGCGACATTCTAGAGCTGTCCAAGATCGAATCCCGCCGGGTTCCGCTGCTGTTCTCGCCAGTGGAGCTCGAAAGCTTTGTGGCCAAGACGTTTGCTTTGCTGGAACCTGAAGCCGCGCGCAAATCCATTACGCTTCATCATAAGGTGGAGTCGGGGCTGTATGTAGAGGCGGACGAGGATCGGCTTCGTCAAATCGTTATGAATCTGCTCGCCAACGGCATCAATTATACGCCGGAGGGGGGGCGCGTTACGCTTACCGTTCTGGCGGCGGACGCTGACCATATCCGGTTCCAGATCAGCGACACCGGCATCGGCATTCCCAAAAAGGATCTGCCACGCATATTCGAGCGGTTCTATCGGGTAGATAAAGCCCGTTCGCGCAGCTCAGGCGGTACGGGGCTCGGGCTCTCCATCGTCAAGCATCTTGTGGAGCTGCACAAGGGCACATTGTCCGTTACCAGTACGGTTGGCGTCGGTACCACCTTTACAATTGAGCTGCCGATCATCCAATAACAAAAAAGGTTTACCTATTCTTTATGAATCCATGGTAAACTATATGCGATGATTCTGCGAATCCGAAGCGGATTGCAAGATGGAGGTCCATATGTCATGTCTCACAAAGTGCTTGTAATTGAAGACGAACCTACACTAGCTAGATTGTTATCATATAACTTGACCCAGGAAGGCTATGAAACGACTGTAATCGATCATGGCGGAGAAGGGCTGCAGGCTGCGCTTCAGCGCAGCTTCGACCTGATCATTCTGGATATTATGCTGCCTGGGCTGAACGGCTTCGAGGTGCTGAATCGGCTGCGCCAGAACGGCGTGCGAACGCCTGTTATTATTCTGACGGCCCGCAATGCGGAGGAAGAGGTTGTGCAGGGCTTGAAGCATGGCGCGGATGATTATATTACCAAGCCGTTCGGCGTAGCGGAGCTGCTCGCGCGCGTATCGGCCGTGCTGCGCAGAACGCAGCAGGATGAGACGCCGGTCATCCAGACGAACGAGAAGGTTATTTCCGTCGGCGAGCTGTCCATTTATCCTGAGAAATACGAGGTCATCGTAGATGGGGAGCCCATTCCGCTGCGTCCGAAGGAGTTCGAGGTGCTGCTCTATCTCGTTCAGCGCCCTGGCATGGTCATAACGAGGGATGATCTCATGAATGTCGTTTGGGGCTTCGATTATATTGGAGGCCAGCGTACGGTGGATGTGCATGTCAGCTCGCTCCGCAAGAAGCTGGAGCTGGGCCAGCAGTCCGTCCAGATTGAATCCATCAGAGGCGTCGGCTACAAGCTGGTTATGCCCAAAAAGCTCGCAAACCCTAAACGTTAGTTAGGGGCTGCGAGCTTTTTTGTCGTATATGGAGCGTCTGTCATTGCCGCTGCCACATCGTCATTTTGCGTTGAAACTGCTTAGGCGAGCAATCGTTGTATTTCTTAAACATCTTGTAGAAGTGGGCCATATTGGGCATGCCGATTCGCTCGCCAACCTCCGAGATACTGAGGTCCTTGGTGAGCAGAATACGCTCCGCCCATTTCACCTTGCGGTAATTGACATATTCCGTGAAGGAGAGGCCGACCGTTTTTTTGAAATATTTCACAAAATAATAATAGCTCATATTGGCGATCTTGCACACCTCCTCCACCAGTATGCGATCGTTCAGATGATTCTCCACATAATCCAGGACAGGCTTCAGTCTAATCTTGTCGAAGTTGTCCTGCTCCACCAATAGTTTGCGCGTATCGCCTCTCAGCAGAAGCAACAAAATCTGCTTGATCAGAATGCTGACCGCCAGCTCATAGCCGGTTTCCTTGCGAGACGCTTCCTGCAGGATACCTTCAATACAAGAGGCCGCCTGCGCCTTAATGGCTTCGTTCTCCTTGAATATATAATTCGCTCTGCTGAGGGGCAGCTGCGAATCCGAGAAGTAACGGATATACGGGATGGAGCTATGGTCGAAAAACTGCTCCAAATCAAATTGCAGCACAATGTAATCCAGATCCTTGCTGCCGCGGTCGCGGTGAAGCTCGGAATCCCCGATAATCAGCAAATCCCCGGACCGCATTTGATAGCTGTCAGCCTCCAAATAGACATCAAGCTTGCCGCTGAGCACGAGGAGTAATTCCAACTGCTTATGGTAATGCCAATTTGTATACTGGACTTCCCCCCTCCTCTGCGCCCGGAAGATCCGAATGGAAAGAAGCGGGTTTTCGTACATCACCTTTTCGTTGATTGCTTCCATAAGCCACAGAGCCTCCTCTAACCTTTGGACTTGCTGGCGGCGACGAATTCCGACTTCATTCGCGTGAGAAGCTCCGGGCTGGAGACAGCGTCGTAAGCCGTCGCTGCAAGCATCTTGGCCCCAAATACCATCCGGTCCATTGCGCGATCCGTCATCGCAGCGTCTCGAAACGCTTTGGTATGAAGGGCAAAAGGCTCCTCAACGATTTTGACATAAGGGTGGATTGCGGGGCATCTCACGGACACATTGCCGAGATCAAGCGAGCCGTGATCCTTGCCGGAGGCGATCTCGCTCTGGTCTACGCCGGCCTCCAAGAGGTTCGCCATAAACCGCTGGGATAACGTTTCGTTCGTCAGCAGCTCGTCGTACGAGAACTCATAGTAGCCCGTCCGGAGCTTGCAGCCCGTCGCCATAGCGGCCGCCTCCGCACAGCGGATCACCTTCGCCGTCAGCTCGTTGGTATAAGCGCGGCTTGCGGACCGCACATAAAATTTCGCCGAAGCGTAATCCGGAATAATGTTGGGAGCCCGGCCTCCGTTATCGATAATGCCGTGTATACGCGCGTCGCTTCTCGTCTGCTGCCTCAGCGCGTTGACGCTGTTGAATAATTGAATTACCGCGTCCAGCGCGTTAATGCCTTCGTACGGGCTTGCTGCGGCATGTGCAGCTAGGCCGGTATATTCGAAGGAAATGGCGTCCAGCGCTAACGAGCTGCCGGATTTCTCGAATGAATGGTATGGATGCGCCATTAACGCGAAGTCGCAATCGTCGAATAAGCCGGCTTCAGCCATTGGTACCTTGGCGCCTTTGGTTTCTTCCGCAGGCGTGCCGTAGACGCGGATCGTCCCGCCGTACGTATCCATCACCGACTTCAAGCCTACGGCTGCCAGCATGCTCATGGAGCAGATCAGGTGATGGCCGCAAGCGTGGCCGACCTCGGGAAGCGCGTCGTATTCGCACAGAAACGCCGCGACTGGTCCTGGCTTGCCCGTGTCATATGTCCCAAGGAAGGCGGTCGGAATGCCTAAGGTCCCACGTTCGACATGAAAGCCTTGACGCTCCAGCTCCTCTGCCAGCAGACCGGCAGCAAAGTGCTCCTCATGCCCAAGCTCAGGTCGATTGCCAATGGCGCGGGATATATGCCGGAACGTATCGGCATGCTGTTCTATGACGGCAAATACGTTAGGTTTGGTGCTCATCGGGCTGCCTCCGATTCTAATAAGGTACGTTTGAATTCTAGTGTATCATAACGGAGGCATAACGGAGAAGGAATCCTGATATGTGCATATCTATTCGGTAAAATTCGACATTTTACACTGCGTTGACATTTCCCATGAATCCAGATAATTCATCTGTCCTATATTGAATGTAGATATATAGTCTATAGGCGGGGAGTGTGCAGGCATGGATTCATTGGAGATGGTTTCACGGCACATGGGGCAAGAAGACATGGGACAGGCTGACATCATAGAAGAAGTGGAATCGAAGGAAGCAAATGAAGAAGCTGAAGCAAATGAGTCAGAGTCGCTGGAGTCGAATGATGCAGTCTGGCCGGAGCCGGATAATAGAATCGTCATGCTGCTGGATTACGCCAGAACGGTTCCAACCGTGACTTCCGATTTAACATGCAGCGAATTATTAACTGTAATTGGGAACAATAGGAGCGAATGCGTTGTGGTTTGCGATAAGGAGGGCCGTCCTGAAGGGCTCCTGATGCGCAACAGAATATACGCCAAGCTTCAGGGTCGATTCAGCGCCGAATTGTATTACGACAAGTCCATTATGAAAATTGCGGACACGTCGCCTCTCATAGCCGCTTGGGATATGGCGCCCCAAAAAATTATCGATCTGGCATTGTCCCGGGACGAGGAGACGCTATATGACTGCGTGCTTGTTACCAAGCACGGCAAGCTGGCCGGCGTGCTAGCAGTGTCCGATCTGCTGAAGCTGTCCCGCATGCTTCAGGAGAGGGCGGTAGTGGAGCAGCGCAGAACCATCCTATCAGCGGAGCGCCGTGTCAAGGAAATCGAAGAAATCGTCAGACAGACGAGGCATTCCGCCGGACAAGGCGAGACGCTGTCCATGGACATGGTGGATTTGACGCTGTCGGGCAAAAACGAGCTGGACAAAGTCAAACGAGCCTTCCATTCCTTTGCGGAATACGCCTCTCAGCAAGAGCAACGGATGACGGACTTGCAGAAGGAGGCTGGTTTTATTAGCAGCTTCAGCAAGCTGATCAAGGAGCTGGCGGAGCAAAGCAATCTGCTGGCGATCAACGCTTCTATTGAGGCGGCGCGAGCAGGCGAGTATGGCAGAGGCTTCTCCGTGGTCGCCTCAGAGGTGATGAACTTGGCCAATCAAACCAAGAAGTCGGCTGGAGAAATTACAGCGTTGACGGAGAGGATTGTGCGCGCCATTCAGGAAACAGCCGCACTTGCCCAAGAAGGACAAGCCGTAACCGCATCCAGCGAAGCCTATATGAATGAGACGGAAAATGTATTTAACTTGCTGTTCAAATCGGCAGCCGAAAACAGAAGCTCCGCCAAATCAATCGATGGGCTGTCGGAGCAAGCGCATTTGCGCGCCGTAGAGGTTACTGGCGAGATGGAAAGCTTGCGTCAGAATCTATGAATTAAATGATAGAGCAACATAAATCAAAATTTTTAACACGGATTTTACAAAAGAGGAATACCGGATTTACAAACGGCTAGTAATATTGAACTCGTAAAGGGAACAAGAGCTTATAAACAAATGAGGAGTGGTAAAGTTGGTAAAGAGCAAGGGTACTAAGGGGATTCTTACGTTGGCTATGGCAGCTATGCTGGTGTTCGCTGCAGCTTGCGGAAACAATGGTAACGGAGAAAACACAAATACAGGCGGAGCGAGCAACACGCCTTCGAATTCGCCGACTACTGAGCCAACTGAAGAAACAGCTAAGCTGACTGGCGAAATCAAAATCGATGGATCCAGCACAGTATTCCCTCTGACAGAGGCTGCTGCTGAAGAGTTCAGAGTTGAACACCCAGACGTTCGCGTACCAGTAGGCGTATCCGGAACAGGCGGCGGCTTCAAGCAATTCTGCGCAGGCGAGATCGCAATTGCAGACGCTTCGCGTCCGATCAAAGACGAAGAAGCTGCAGCTTGCCAAGAGAAGGGCATTGAGTTCACTGAGCTTTCCGTAGCTTATGATGGCCTGTCCGTTGTAGTAAGCAAAGAAAATGACTTCATCGACCACCTGACAGTTGAAGAGCTTGCCAAGATCTTCAAAACAGGCAGCACGGTTAAAAATTGGAGCGAAGTGCGCGATTCCTTCCCTAACGAGCCAATCGTTATGTTCTCGCCAGGCGCTGACTCCGGTACTTACGACTACTTCAACGAAGCGATTCTTGACAAAGAAGGCATTCGCAACGATGGCTCCATCTCCTTCAGTGAAGATGACAACACGCTTGTTGTAGGCGTATCCGGCAGCAAATACGGCATCGGCTACTTCGGTTTCGCATATTACGAAGAGAATCAAGACAAGCTGAAAGTAGTGCCAATCGACGGCGGCAGCGGTCCTGTAACACCGACTTACGACACCATTAAGGACAGCACGTATGCTCCACTGTCCCGCCCGCTGTTCATCTACGTAAGCAACAAAGAGCTTGAGCGTCCTGAAGTGAAGGAGTTCACGACCTTCTACATCGAAAACATCGGTCCTTTGGCTGGTGAAGTAGGTTACGTGGCGCTTCCAGATGAGAAATACGCGGAAGAAGCGGCTAAAATTCAATAAGTTTTCTGAATGAAAATTAGCCCGGTGATAAAGATGTGGTGTCTCGATGGACATCACATTTTTATCGCCAATAATGTTAAAGATTTGTAAACTGGAGGCACGCTATAATGCCGAATAAAGACACATCAAGCTTGAATACATCCACAATAAGCGGAAGCAATCCTTTCAAAAACAGCAAGGTTAGCATAATGAATAAGGTTATGCCGTTTCTTCTGTTTCTGTGCGCGATTGTATCTGTACTTACGACCGTCGGAATCGTCATTACCCTTGCGACCGAAACCTACCAATTCTTCAAGCATATACCGATATTTGATTTCCTGTTCGGAACCAAATGGTCTCCGCTCATCCCGCCGAAGAGCTATGGCATCCTGCCGCTGCTTGGCGGCACCCTGCTGATTACCGTCATTGCGTGTCTGGTAGCTGTACCGATCGGCCTGGCCAGCGCGATCTACTTGTCGGAATACGCGCCGAAGTCCGTGCGCAAA
This genomic window contains:
- a CDS encoding YfbR-like 5'-deoxynucleotidase; protein product: MNNSRFAHAIIGMQYVSRWKEFSPRYKDNAASHSFRCAAIAILAGIVEERVFGRPLDKLQLVARALLHDLNETVTGSIKYVTKKDKHLSQHIRRLEAEVNVEIVSRLSKSLQPRFHDYIVNAEDDSYIGQLVRGIDSFDGMLFCKRELERDSSPLFGAKYEELRNGLAQSQCQSVRWLLEHAESDDGVKQFLQHILNLDLIERWGGNFNLIPDDDATHSFRVAAMALFNGLLETERFGRGGIDHYRLIGKAILHDVVEGVSGDVASPIKKSSPAIREAFERYEQDVAKGMVAKLPAIFHDELTDFLVHAKDSTYEGELVDIADKIDALIKSNMEMRNNPHYGDKYYKQLLQIQHSYENPCVIFFLAYILHDLTYDHFVK
- a CDS encoding metalloregulator ArsR/SmtB family transcription factor, whose product is MDHTMLTTKVKFIRGFGDKTRLQILDSIKQEEKSVTQLMAEVEASQSSISQHLGCLKECGLIVGRQEGKFMYYSLSSDRIKLLLDMMDEVFMEVQTGVECCDQHFETCEG
- a CDS encoding cation-translocating P-type ATPase, with translation MADEQRRFKKVILTASMEKAKPGCDDGCCGDAPVKETASQTSCCSQAEPAMTADIKANDLIESKGSTRVYHVEGMDCGSCAATIENHLRQNPKVRSVSVNFPAARMHIEHDNSIEDIVREVAKAGYKAKPMSTRRSGEEPTKTSQTAMIASGVFLVLGLIGTLAKLDAYLITALYAASIVAGGLKPARSAYYAVRSRSLDMNVLMTAAAAGAAFIGEWLEGATVVWLFALGNALQTRSIERTRNSIRSLIDLAPPAAWVKRDGELVHIPVEDIGVGTVITVKPGEKVPLDGVIVQGASTINQAPITGESIPVDKEIGDTVYAGTINEHGSLDIEVTKLTQDTTLSRIIHLVEEAQAQKAPAQAFVDRFAGIYTPIVFALALLVIVFPPLLDMGTWEEWFYRGLELLVVACPCALVISTPVAIVSAIGHAAKRGVLIKGGAFLEAAGHLTAIAFDKTGTLTEGKPQVVSNVPIGMDGRELLSIARTLESHSNHPIAKTVVAYASERGIAARSGDSFHHIVGKGVGANIDGAAYYAGNLKLFQELKTPLRELEGRIEGLQHSGHTLVIVGTKDVIIGLIALADTIRGTTESALQGLRQAGIVEVVMLTGDHEGTAASVAAGTSITRYHANLLPEDKVAAIKKLQAEGHKVAMVGDGINDAPALAVADLGIAMGGVGTDTAMETAQIVLMADNLEKLPHTIKLSRKALGIIKQNIWFSITVKLAALALIFPGWLTLWLAVLSDTGAALLVILNSMRLLRFKG
- a CDS encoding bile acid:sodium symporter family protein, with amino-acid sequence MREWGLGFNRYFEKWMFLIIPGSLVLGFAGGDALLPMVGAVPYLFAFVTFAMAIGCGLRELSGVMKKPGVMGLTFIIAHIVSPLAAYGIGSAVFGADSPYVVGLVLFTIIPLGVSTVLWVGMSGGSIPLMLAMVVLDSLLSPLVVPAGIHLFFDTTAQVETWPMMVDLIVIIVLPTIVGVGLNEWSKGKAQAALKPYTAPLSKLCFVGVVALNAAAISPYMEQLKKDMAVLVPVVVLLVGLCYALGFIGTSAAKDSKVQITVSYATGMRNISLGIVLALGYFSPLAAVPVVLSILIQQPIATAHHYILQKINKDKTSARGGAHVG
- the pnpS gene encoding two-component system histidine kinase PnpS → MNSFRTRLTLIMISMIAVAVFAAGFLMIKTFKDNHIKALEENMVRTMKIIAANLDWRSGELPQLVDYYSLKASELSELADTRVTIIRSDGVVVGDSDYDVAKMDNHLMRQEVQEAYELGIGRSVRVSDTVQKNMIYVAMPVTINEGEQPYILRMAMSLAEVDKSIGQLTMVLIVSLLILFVVAAAISYSIAQSMTRPLEQITKVAKRIKNMDYRARVKVRKQDEIGELGTAINAMADSLQVQMTRIKQNESQLESVLENMINGVVMIDAQGQILLMNRRAEEVLGFSARELVGRHFAEAKQQYELSQIIQEALDTRKYLREEITFYFPEERLLELNLVPISQSGPGEFGGVLLVLQDVSAIRRLERMRSEFVANVSHELKTPIAAVKGFAETLLGGAVKDEETARSFLQIIFDESDRLNRLIGDILELSKIESRRVPLLFSPVELESFVAKTFALLEPEAARKSITLHHKVESGLYVEADEDRLRQIVMNLLANGINYTPEGGRVTLTVLAADADHIRFQISDTGIGIPKKDLPRIFERFYRVDKARSRSSGGTGLGLSIVKHLVELHKGTLSVTSTVGVGTTFTIELPIIQ
- a CDS encoding response regulator transcription factor, which gives rise to MSHKVLVIEDEPTLARLLSYNLTQEGYETTVIDHGGEGLQAALQRSFDLIILDIMLPGLNGFEVLNRLRQNGVRTPVIILTARNAEEEVVQGLKHGADDYITKPFGVAELLARVSAVLRRTQQDETPVIQTNEKVISVGELSIYPEKYEVIVDGEPIPLRPKEFEVLLYLVQRPGMVITRDDLMNVVWGFDYIGGQRTVDVHVSSLRKKLELGQQSVQIESIRGVGYKLVMPKKLANPKR
- a CDS encoding AraC family transcriptional regulator, yielding MEAINEKVMYENPLLSIRIFRAQRRGEVQYTNWHYHKQLELLLVLSGKLDVYLEADSYQMRSGDLLIIGDSELHRDRGSKDLDYIVLQFDLEQFFDHSSIPYIRYFSDSQLPLSRANYIFKENEAIKAQAASCIEGILQEASRKETGYELAVSILIKQILLLLLRGDTRKLLVEQDNFDKIRLKPVLDYVENHLNDRILVEEVCKIANMSYYYFVKYFKKTVGLSFTEYVNYRKVKWAERILLTKDLSISEVGERIGMPNMAHFYKMFKKYNDCSPKQFQRKMTMWQRQ